Proteins from a single region of Theileria parva strain Muguga chromosome 1, complete sequence, whole genome shotgun sequence:
- the iscS gene encoding Cysteine desulfurase: MKFLHRNGLLKSVNYFSSRFYSISIDIQGQFKTGCGKTTYNRVYLDNQATTCVDPRVLDAMMPYLTHAFGNPHSRTHSYGWEAEKAVETARADIANLINCESKNVIFTSGATESNNLAIKGSKSFYGRLVESPGKSKKNHVITTQIEHKCVLQCCRQLENEGYSVTYLKPDKYGMILPEEVRKNIRPETFLCSVIHVNNEIGVIQDIAEIGKVCKEHKVIFHTDAAQSFGKLPIDLKNLEVDLLSISGHKIYGPKGVGALFVRTKPRIRLQPIIDGGGQERGLRSGTLPTALVVGLGTAAKIAKMEMERDHRHMENLFFKLYNGLSSIDHVSVNGSIKPGQRYFGNLNMSFEFIEGESLLMSLSNFALSSGSACTSASLEPSYVLRSLDVSEELAHTSIRFGMGRFTIESEVDMALDSITKVVEKLRNLSPLYEMYLEKQDPKSMVWT, from the exons atgaagtttTTACATAGAAACGGACTGCTAAAGtctgtaaattattttagttcACGTTTCTACTCAATTTCAATAGATATTCAAGGTCAGTTTAAAACAGGTTGCGGGAAAACAACATATAACCGTGTTTATTTGGATAATCAAGCTACAACATGCGTTGACCCTAGAGTTTTGGATGCTATGATGCCTTATTTAACCCATGCTTTCGGAAACCCTCACTCAAGAACACATTCATATGGCTGGGAGGCAGAAAAGGCAGTTGAAACAGCGCGTGCAGATATAGCAAACCTAATAAACTGTGAAAGTAAGAATGTGATATTCACATCAGGAGCTACGGAAAGTAACAATTTGGCAATTAAGGGTTCTAAGTCGTTTTATGGTAGGCTAGTTGAATCTCCGGGTAAATCGAAGAAGAACCATGTGATCACTACTCAGATTGAAcataaatgtgttttacAGTGCTGTCGTCAATTGGAAAACGAGGGTTATTCAGTAACATATCTAAAGCCTGATAAGTACGGAATGATACTTCCAGAGGAGGTGAGAAAGAATATAAGACCAGAGACGTTTTTGTGTAGCGTAATTCATGTAAATAACGAGATAGGAGTAATCCAGGACATCGCCGAAATTGGAAAAGTTTGCAAAGAGCACAAGGTGATTTTTCACACGGATGCAGCTCAGAGTTTTGGAAAGTTACCAATTGACCTTAAGAATTTGGAGGTTGATTTACTCTCAATTTCAGGACATAAAATCTATGGACCAAAGGGGGTAGGAGCCTTGTTTGTTAGGACTAAGCCTAGGATCAGGCTTCAGCCAATTATAGATGGTGGTGGCCAGGAAAGAGGACTTAGATCAGGAACGCTGCCAACAGCTTTAGTTGTAGGACTTGGAACAGCAGCTAAAATAGCCAAAATGGAGATGGAAAGGGATCATCGTCATATGGAAAATCTGTTCTTCAAGTTGTATAATGGACTTAGTTCTATAGATCATGTGTCAGTGAATGGATCTATTAAACCAGGTCAACGGTATTTTGGAAACTTAAATATGTCCTTTGAATTCATTGAAGGTGAATCGCTCCTAATGTCACTCTCCAATTTCGCCCTTAGCTcag GATCTGCCTGTACTTCAGCTAGTCTTGAGCCAAGTTATGTATTGAGGAGTTTGGATGTTAGCGAAGAATTAGCCCACACTTCAATAAGATTCGGAATGGGTAGATTCACCATAGAATCTGAAGTTGACATGGCACTAGACTCAATCACAAAAGTAGTTGAAAAACTTAGAAACCTGAGCCCATTGTATGAAATGTACCTTGAAAAACAAGATCCCAAATCCATGGTTTGGACATGA
- a CDS encoding putative integral membrane protein — protein MLLTDLLRFLFNVVKFLLAISPLLLIVLIFVKNKNPKPKHPGKALDSDDEDFFDDKKND, from the coding sequence ATGTTGTTGACGGATCTCCTAAGATTCCTCTTCAACGTAGTAAAATTCCTCCTAGCGATATCGCCGCTCCTCCTCATTGTGCTGATCTTCgttaaaaacaaaaatcCAAAACCTAAACACCCAGGAAAAGCACTAGATAGCGATGACGAGGACTTCTTCGACGATAAAAAGAATGACTAA